One stretch of Halichoerus grypus chromosome 8, mHalGry1.hap1.1, whole genome shotgun sequence DNA includes these proteins:
- the LOC118551098 gene encoding RNA polymerase-associated protein LEO1-like isoform X1 has product MDLFGDIDDISSESDGDSEQTIPGQPADEHGVPQDQQEEEPISETTIEVEIPSINSDLGNELYFVKLPKFLSIEPKPFDPQYYEDEFEGEKVLDEEDRTRLRLKVENTIRWRKRRDEEGNEIKESNARVVKWSDGSLSLHLGSEVFDVYKAPMQGNHNHLFVREDTGLRGQAVFKSKLTFSRPHSTDCATHRKMTLPLDKRCSKTQRIRVLPMAGRDPECQRTEMMKKEERLRASTHETSRLWEKQNQQGLSVPYQDRNSVHEEEEDAEAIKNHYQRELQGGEASRKRKAGREEEEND; this is encoded by the exons ATGGATCTGTTTGGAGACATAGATGACATTTCTTCAGAGAGCGATGGGGACAGTGAACAAACTATTCCAGGGCAGCCTGCT GATGAACATGGAGTGCCTCAGGACCAACAGGAGGAAGAGCCGATTTCTGAAACCACAATAGAAGTAGAAATCCCCAGTATCAACTCTGATTTAGGAAATGAATTGTACTTTGTTAAACTACCTAAATTTCTCAGCATAGAACCCAA ACCTTTTGATCCTCAGTATTATGAAGATGAATTTGAAGGTGAGAAAGTGCTTGACGAGGAAGATAGAACCAGGTTAAGATTAAAG GTAGAAAATACGATAAGATGGAGGAAACGCCGGGAcgaggaaggaaatgaaattaaggaaagCAATGCTCGGGTGGTCAAGTGGTCAGATGGGAG CCTTTCCCTGCATCTAGGCAGTGAAGTGTTTGATGTCTACAAAGCCCCAATGCAGGGCAATCACAACCACCTGTTCGTTCGAGAAGACACTGGTCTACGGGGACAAGCTGTCTTTAAATCCAAACTCACCTTCAG CAGACCTCACTCTACAGACTGTGCCACACACAGGAAGATGACCCTGCCACTTGATAAGAGATGCTCAAAGACACAGAGGATCAGAGTCTTACCGATGGCTGGGCGTGATCCTGAGTGCCAGCGCACTGAAATGATGAAG AAAGAAGAACGTTTGAGGGCTTCTACTCACGAGACATCCCGTCTATGGGAGAAGCAGAACCAGCAGGGGCTGAGTGTCCCCTACCAGGACCGTAACAGTGTccatgaggaggaggaagacgcCGAAGCCATTAAAAACCATTACCAAAGGGAGCTCCAAG GAGGTGAGGCCTCCAGAAAGAGGAAAGCGGGGCGTGAAGAGGAAGAAAACGACTGA
- the LOC118551098 gene encoding RNA polymerase-associated protein LEO1-like isoform X2, translating to MDLFGDIDDISSESDGDSEQTIPGQPADEHGVPQDQQEEEPISETTIEVEIPSINSDLGNELYFVKLPKFLSIEPKPFDPQYYEDEFEGEKVLDEEDRTRLRLKVENTIRWRKRRDEEGNEIKESNARVVKWSDGSLSLHLGSEVFDVYKAPMQGNHNHLFVREDTGLRGQAVFKSKLTFRPHSTDCATHRKMTLPLDKRCSKTQRIRVLPMAGRDPECQRTEMMKKEERLRASTHETSRLWEKQNQQGLSVPYQDRNSVHEEEEDAEAIKNHYQRELQGGEASRKRKAGREEEEND from the exons ATGGATCTGTTTGGAGACATAGATGACATTTCTTCAGAGAGCGATGGGGACAGTGAACAAACTATTCCAGGGCAGCCTGCT GATGAACATGGAGTGCCTCAGGACCAACAGGAGGAAGAGCCGATTTCTGAAACCACAATAGAAGTAGAAATCCCCAGTATCAACTCTGATTTAGGAAATGAATTGTACTTTGTTAAACTACCTAAATTTCTCAGCATAGAACCCAA ACCTTTTGATCCTCAGTATTATGAAGATGAATTTGAAGGTGAGAAAGTGCTTGACGAGGAAGATAGAACCAGGTTAAGATTAAAG GTAGAAAATACGATAAGATGGAGGAAACGCCGGGAcgaggaaggaaatgaaattaaggaaagCAATGCTCGGGTGGTCAAGTGGTCAGATGGGAG CCTTTCCCTGCATCTAGGCAGTGAAGTGTTTGATGTCTACAAAGCCCCAATGCAGGGCAATCACAACCACCTGTTCGTTCGAGAAGACACTGGTCTACGGGGACAAGCTGTCTTTAAATCCAAACTCACCTTCAG ACCTCACTCTACAGACTGTGCCACACACAGGAAGATGACCCTGCCACTTGATAAGAGATGCTCAAAGACACAGAGGATCAGAGTCTTACCGATGGCTGGGCGTGATCCTGAGTGCCAGCGCACTGAAATGATGAAG AAAGAAGAACGTTTGAGGGCTTCTACTCACGAGACATCCCGTCTATGGGAGAAGCAGAACCAGCAGGGGCTGAGTGTCCCCTACCAGGACCGTAACAGTGTccatgaggaggaggaagacgcCGAAGCCATTAAAAACCATTACCAAAGGGAGCTCCAAG GAGGTGAGGCCTCCAGAAAGAGGAAAGCGGGGCGTGAAGAGGAAGAAAACGACTGA